The Geminocystis sp. NIES-3708 genomic sequence TTCAAGGTCATAGTACTTCTAATGTTTGTACCTTTGCTCAATATGGTGCGATCGCAGCTTTAGAATCTTCTCAAGATTGTGTTGTGCAAATGTTAGCATCTTTTGCCGAAAGAAGAAAAATCATGTATTCTGCGATTGAATCAATTCCTAATGTTAGTGCCCCCTTACCTAATGGAGCATTTTATTTATTTATCGATATTAGTAAAACTGGTTTAAAATCCCTCGAATTTTGTGATAAATTACTTACCCAAGAAAAAGTAGCTACAATTCCAGGTGTTGCCTTTGGTAATGATAACTGTATTCGTTTATCTTATGCTACTGATATGGAATCTATCAATAAGGGCATGGCAAGAATTAGTAATTTTATTCAATCACTATAACTATAGCAATCCTAAATTATTGGTCAACAAAATTGTTGTGAAAAAGGAAATCGGTAATAGACAATCGATAATTACCTTTCCCCTAATTAAATTTTTGAGCATTGAAAAATCGAAATTTTTTCCTTTCAAAGGAGAGGTTTTCAATTCTGAATGAAACCATTATCAACACGTTATTTTAAAAGACTTTTACTGATTTAGAAAACTCTAATTATTCACAAGTCAGATAAGATAACAGCTATACCAATTAGCAATTAACAATTTATTGTGGACTAAATTTTAAACAATGTTAACCTACTTGTAAGCGATAACTATTGATTTCCTCACTTTCTTCTCCATAGACTCCTTCAATTTGTTGATGACAACAATCAATAGCGAATTCCTGAAACTTATCCAAAGGAATATCATACATTTCTTGAAAAACATCAGGTTTCACCCGACAAAAACGAGGGCGATCGTCATATATCTGACACTTTCTTAACTCTTGATCATAATTAACACACCAACCATCTTTTCCTACCATACTCAAATACAATTCTAACTCTGATTGTGTAAGATAATCCCCTAAATCAGGACGATCACTAGGATCTAAATTACAACAAGCACCACATTTTTCAATACAACGCCATTCACTCATAAAAAAAAGAAAATCTGTAACAAAACTTAATAAAATTTGGTTGATTTTTTCGATAAAGAATCTTCCTTTCCTAGTATCATATATCTTGTTAGATTTAGTACCAAACATTTAAAATCATTATTTAAAACTAGGAGTAACTATGGATTTTATTACAAATCTTTTTAGTGGTTTAGATTTACAAGTTATTTTACAATTGACTTCTGTCGGTTTCATTTTAGTTGCTGGTCCTGTGATCGTTTTCATTCTCTATGCTTTAAGAGGTGACTTATAATTTTAAGTAGGGGCGAGTAAATACCATTCGCCCAACAGTCAAGAGCATTCCCTCAAAGAATAAAATAATATTTTTAACTCTAAATTTTTCAATTCCTAATTTTCTTTACATTTATTAATATTTCGATTTTGTGATCTCAGCTTGAACTAAGATTAAATTGCTCTACAAGATTCATTGTTCAGAGGATGTTATTTTTATGTTCGATCGCAGACTCAGTGGAATTTTATTACATCCAACTTCTTTACCCAGTAATTATGGTATCGGTGATTTAGGCAACGGTGCTTATCGATTTGTGGATTTTTTAGAAAAAGGAGATCAACAAGTATGGCAAATTCTGCCTTTAGGACCAACTGGGGCAGGAAATTCGCCTTATTTAGCCTATAGTGCTCTGGCTGGTAATCCTTTGATGATTAGCTTAGATATTCTTTATGGTGATGATTTATTAACAGAGGAAGATTTAGAGACTGTTAAAACTACTTTTGAGAAACAAAATTCTTCACGGGTTAACTTTGACTTAGTCATTAAGCAAAAATATCCTTTATTTCGTAAAGCTTTTGAAACATTTCAAGAAAAAGAAGATGAGGAATATCAGCTCGAATTTAGCCAATTTTGCGAAGATTATCGTTACTGGTTAGAAGATTATGCTCTTTACATGGCTCTCAAAGACTATCATCAAGGAGCGGCTTGGTTTCAATGGGATGAGGCGATCGCCAAACGCAATCCAGAAGCGATACATCAATGGCAGATGAAACTGGGAAAAGAGATGTTTTATCATAAATTTTTACAATTTAGTTTCTTCAAACAGTGGCGAAATTTAAAAAAATATGCTAACGAAAAAAATGTTAAAATTTTTGGAGATATTCCTATTTACGTTGCCCATGATAGCGTTGATGTATGGGCAAATCAAGAAATTTTTTGTTTAGATGCCAAAACTGGTGCTGCGGCTTTAATGGCAGGAGTGCCACCTGATTATTTTAGTGAAACTGGACAATTATGGGGTAATCCTGTTTACGATTGGGAGGTATTAGAAAAAACTAATTTTGCTTGGTGGATACAACGTATTAAGGGAATGTTAGAATACGTTGACATTATGCGTATTGATCATTTTCGAGGTTTTGAGGCTTATTGGGCAGTGCCAGAAGGAGAAACCACTGCTGTTAACGGAGAATGGTTAACTGCCCCAGGAGACAAGTTTTTTGCGATTTTAGACAAAGAATTAGGTACTTTACCCATAGTTGCAGAAGATTTAGGAGTTATCACCCCAGAAGTCGAAGAATTACGAGATAAGTATAAATTTCCCGGCATGAAAGTTTTACATTTTGCTTTTGACTCTGATCGAGCTAACGGTTTTTTACCCTATAACTATAACGACCGCAATTTTGTTGTTTATACAGGCACTCACGATAATGATACCACCGTGGGATGGTTTGAGAAACGCTCATTTAGTGAGAAAAAAAGAGTAGTAGATTTTATGGGAGGGATTTGTAACGAAGGTATTCATTGGAGTTTAATTCGTTTAGCCTTAGCATCCGTAGCCAATTTAGCTATTTTTCCAGTACAAGATCTGTTAGGGTTAGGTTCAGACTCGAAGATGAACACCCCCGGCACTATTACAGATAACTGGAGTTGGCGCTATGAAGATAATGTGTTAACCGATGACATTAGCGAACATCTCAAATATTTAACTTTTCTTTACGGCAGAGCATCATTCTGATTAATGAAGGTGGCAGACAGGGGGATTTTATTCATTCATAAAAACATAATTTCTCTGTCTGAGGAGTCTTGCAAATCAGTCATCGCCTATCTATTAGATCGAACTCAGGTATCTTCAAGATTTTTCTTGGGTTGAAGTGATGTTAATTGTTAATTATGTATCAATAGCTACAAAATGAAGATAGAACTATCTTTAGCATTAGAGCTTTGAGAGAAAAAGTAAAATAAGTAAACTCAAAGGAGAAATAGTTAATGCCCGAAACTCCCCAAGAAGTCTTGAAAATGATTCAAGATAATAATATTAAAATTATTGACCTCAAATTCATTGATATGCCAGGTATTTGGCAACATTGTTCTTTCTACTATGATCAAATAGACGAGAACTCTTTTACAGAGGGTGTTGCTTTTGATGGTTCTAGTATTCGTGGTTGGAAAGCTATTAATGATTCTGATATGGCAATGGTACCAGATCCTACCACCGCATGGATCGATCCTTTTTATGCTGAACCTACACTTAGCATGATTTGTCGTATTAAAGAACCTCGCACGGGGGAATGGTATTCAAGAGATCCTCGTAGTATTGCCACTAAAGCCGTTGATTATTTAGCTTCTTGTGGCATTGGTGATACTGCTTATTTTGGTCCTGAAGCTGAGTTTTTTATCTTTGATGATGTACGCTTTGATCAAACCGAAAATAAAGGTTATTATTACGTTGATAGCATTGAAGGACGTTGGAATTCTGGGCGAGTGGAAGAAGGCGGTAACTTAGGCTATAAACCCGGTTATAAACAAGGATATTTTCCCGTAGCACCCACAGATACCCAGCAAGACATTCGTACAGAAATGCTCTTAACAATGGCAAAATGTGGTGTACCTATCGAAAAACATCACCATGAAGTAGCAACAGGCGGTCAAAATGAGTTAGGTATTAAGTTTGCTACCCTCGTAGAATCAGCAGACTATTTAATGACTTATAAATATGTCGTGAAAAACGTCTGTAAAAAATATGGAAAAACGGCTACGTTTATGCCTAAACCTTTATTTAATGATAATGGTTCAGGAATGCACACTCATCAATCTATTTGGCAAGATGGCGTACCATTATTCGCAGGGGATAAATACGCTGGTTTAAGCCAAATGGCTTTACATTATATAGGTGGTATTATCAAACATGCTCCTGCTCTTTTAGCATTAACTAATCCTACAACAAACTCCTATAAAAGATTAGTTCCGGGTTTTGAAGCACCTGTAAACTTAGCTTACTCTCAGGGAAATAGATCTGCTTCTATTCGTATTCCTCTATCTGGTCCTAACCCCAAGGCCAAACGCTTAGAATTCCGTTGTCCTGATGCTACAAGTAATCCTTATTTAGCATTTGCTGCGATGTTATGTGCTGGTATTGACGGTATTAAAAATCAAATTGATCCCGGTGAGCCTTTAGATGTTGATATTTATGATTTATCTCCTGAAGAGTTAAGTAAAATTCCTTCTACTCCCGGTTCATTAGAAGCAGCACTAGAAGCTCTAGAAAATGATCACGCTTTCTTGACGGATAGTGGTGTATTTACCACTGATTTCATTGAAAACTGGATTGAATATAAACTGGATAATGAAGTTAATCCTATGCGTCTTCGTCCTCATCCTTATGAGTTTTCTCTGTACTATGATTGTTAATATGTAAGAAGTAAAGATTTATTTTAATTTAAGGAGGTTTAATTACCTTCTTTTTTTTCACTTAAGTTAAGGTGAACAGAAAAGAAAGGAGATAGTAGGAATAATTGATGATATATAGCAATACTATATAGTTGTGAGACTTTTAGAGGTTGTAGGTATTCAGTAGTCAGCTTTTAGGTAGGGCAAGACTGACAGTTTTATTTTTTATCTTTAATTATTCACAAATGATTTAGGATTGC encodes the following:
- the psb30 gene encoding photosystem II reaction center protein Ycf12/Psb30, encoding MDFITNLFSGLDLQVILQLTSVGFILVAGPVIVFILYALRGDL
- a CDS encoding YkgJ family cysteine cluster protein, with the translated sequence MSEWRCIEKCGACCNLDPSDRPDLGDYLTQSELELYLSMVGKDGWCVNYDQELRKCQIYDDRPRFCRVKPDVFQEMYDIPLDKFQEFAIDCCHQQIEGVYGEESEEINSYRLQVG
- the glnA gene encoding type I glutamate--ammonia ligase gives rise to the protein MPETPQEVLKMIQDNNIKIIDLKFIDMPGIWQHCSFYYDQIDENSFTEGVAFDGSSIRGWKAINDSDMAMVPDPTTAWIDPFYAEPTLSMICRIKEPRTGEWYSRDPRSIATKAVDYLASCGIGDTAYFGPEAEFFIFDDVRFDQTENKGYYYVDSIEGRWNSGRVEEGGNLGYKPGYKQGYFPVAPTDTQQDIRTEMLLTMAKCGVPIEKHHHEVATGGQNELGIKFATLVESADYLMTYKYVVKNVCKKYGKTATFMPKPLFNDNGSGMHTHQSIWQDGVPLFAGDKYAGLSQMALHYIGGIIKHAPALLALTNPTTNSYKRLVPGFEAPVNLAYSQGNRSASIRIPLSGPNPKAKRLEFRCPDATSNPYLAFAAMLCAGIDGIKNQIDPGEPLDVDIYDLSPEELSKIPSTPGSLEAALEALENDHAFLTDSGVFTTDFIENWIEYKLDNEVNPMRLRPHPYEFSLYYDC
- the malQ gene encoding 4-alpha-glucanotransferase — protein: MHCSEDVIFMFDRRLSGILLHPTSLPSNYGIGDLGNGAYRFVDFLEKGDQQVWQILPLGPTGAGNSPYLAYSALAGNPLMISLDILYGDDLLTEEDLETVKTTFEKQNSSRVNFDLVIKQKYPLFRKAFETFQEKEDEEYQLEFSQFCEDYRYWLEDYALYMALKDYHQGAAWFQWDEAIAKRNPEAIHQWQMKLGKEMFYHKFLQFSFFKQWRNLKKYANEKNVKIFGDIPIYVAHDSVDVWANQEIFCLDAKTGAAALMAGVPPDYFSETGQLWGNPVYDWEVLEKTNFAWWIQRIKGMLEYVDIMRIDHFRGFEAYWAVPEGETTAVNGEWLTAPGDKFFAILDKELGTLPIVAEDLGVITPEVEELRDKYKFPGMKVLHFAFDSDRANGFLPYNYNDRNFVVYTGTHDNDTTVGWFEKRSFSEKKRVVDFMGGICNEGIHWSLIRLALASVANLAIFPVQDLLGLGSDSKMNTPGTITDNWSWRYEDNVLTDDISEHLKYLTFLYGRASF